The following proteins are co-located in the Psilocybe cubensis strain MGC-MH-2018 chromosome 5, whole genome shotgun sequence genome:
- a CDS encoding Alcohol oxidase 1: MVYTRGAASDYDDWETEYGNKGWGSKCGRVFLTGTLVNSNSIKAETHQPNTLNSTHGSSGPLKVSFAPDLVNVGENFLEVAAAFDQERTITDDTNTFTSCDQYGRVQRYIDLKTGRRSDTAHHYIYNQEGNKNLAILDRHKVTRVVLEDGRAVGVEYFNESKGTESPLLIARASRLVVVSAGAFGSPAILERSGIGGEAVLNKAGIDLVVDLPGVGENYMDHNVIFLPFVATEDADTMDQIFRGSTEEIKDYETQWLKDGSGLLSHNGLDAVVRMRPSKEELAEISPEFDYRWQSYFAKADHHDKPVILMAPLAAYCGVNPEVPRGKYYSIGYYLGYPSSVGSVHVTSKDAKTPLDFHPGFLDDPSDLVSLRWGYKKARELGRRLKYYAGDLVVGHPIFKENSNARTIQPASPVNVSAPIIVYSKEDDAAIDEYHRRNVETAWHSFVPRYVLRSSFTLVT; this comes from the exons ATGGTATACACTCGAGGAGCGGCATCTGACTACGATGACTGGGAAACTGAATACGGAAACAAAGGCTGGGGATCAAA GTGTGGAAGGGTATTCTTAACAGGCACCCTTGTTAATTCGAATTCAATCAAGGCGGAAACACACCAACCAAATACGCTGAATTCCACACATGGAAGTTCAGGCCCGCTAAAAGTTTCATTCGCGCCAGATTTAGTAAATGTCGGAGAGAACTTTTTGGAAGTTGCAGCCGCCTTTGATCAGGAGCGCACCATCACAGACGACACCAATACATTTACTAGCTGTGATCAGTACGGA CGAGTGCAAAG GTATATTGACCTCAAGACGGGACGAAGGTCTGACACTGCACACCACTACATATACAACCAAGAGGGCAATAAAAACCTTGCAATTTTGGACAGACACAAAGTTACACGCGTCGTTTTGGA AGATGGCCGGGCAGTTGGCGTAGAATATTTTAATGAATCCAAGGGAACAGAATCTCCTTTGCTCATCGCTCGAGCATCTCGTCTAGTCGTAGTTTCAGCAGGAGCTTTCGGTTCACCAGCAATTCTCGAGAGATCTGGGATTGGTGGAGAGGCGGTATTGAACAAAGCTGGTATAGACCTTGTTGTGGACCTCCCTGGCGTCGGAGAGAACTATATGG ACCACAACGtcatctttcttccttttgtcGCAACAGAGGACGCGGACACTATGGATCAAATTTTCCGAGGAAGCACCGAAGAAATCAAAG ATTACGAAACGCAATGGTTGAAAGATGGAAGTGGTTTGTTATCGCACAA TGGACTTGATGCTGTGGTCAGGATGCGCCCAAGCAAAGAGGAGCTTGCCGAAATCTCACCTGAGTTCGACTATCGATGGCAATCTTATTTCGCTAAAGCTGACCATCACGACAAACCTGTCATTTTAATGGCTCCACTTGCTGC CTACTGTGGTGTCAACCCTGAAGTTCCACGCGGGAAGTATTACAGCATTGGCTATTACTTG GGTTATCCATCATCAGTTGGTAGCGTCCATGTCACTTCTAAGGATGCAAAAACTCCGTTAGATTTTCATCCTGGGTTTCTCGACGA TCCGTCAGATCTTGTTTCCCTTCGATGGGGGTACAAAAAGGCTCGTGAACTTGGCCGCCGGCTCAAATACTACGCAGGGGATCTAGTTGTCGGACAtccaattttcaaagaaaatagtaATGCCCGAACCATACAACCGGCATCTCCTGTCAATGTTTCTGCTCCCATTATCGTTTATTCGAAAGAAGATGACGCTGCCATCGACGAATATCATAGACGAAACG TTGAGACCGCCTGGCACTCG TTCGTTCCACGATACGTACTGAG ATCGAGCTTCACGCTCGTTACTTAG